A genomic stretch from Mycobacterium cookii includes:
- a CDS encoding MFS transporter, translated as MNRPTSLLREPQPASAAPRVNVEFGAVLAVLLATGWVANHFVALMPAISDRQHLSTATLDAIFGIYAVGLLPGLLLGGRASDALGRRAVALTGSATAAAGTVAMLLSQQPDVLTVGRLTVGIGVGLTMSSGTAWASDLKGPAGAATAGAVLIVGFAVGPFAGGLITGAGEPGVQMSFAVAAVLVLAAMTVAVLATRRSPTAVADESRGPAQETASRQGITRALSWALPLAPWVFASATLGFVTIPARVHTGLAAPVAAGLAALTVNGASGVIQIIARAANWGPRAGTTGAVLAALSYALIAVAPPTMTLAMSLPLLLILGCASGLSLREGLIDLEAAAPQHVRGTLTGVFYSVTYIGFGLPLLLTTGGSDVTMLVLGIMAILASVAAVSRTMRLRRDSHRQN; from the coding sequence ATGAACCGGCCGACCAGCCTGCTGCGCGAGCCGCAACCGGCCTCGGCCGCACCTCGGGTGAACGTCGAGTTCGGTGCCGTTCTGGCTGTCCTGCTGGCGACCGGATGGGTGGCCAACCATTTCGTGGCGCTGATGCCCGCGATCAGCGATCGGCAACACCTCAGCACTGCCACGCTCGACGCGATCTTCGGCATCTATGCGGTCGGACTGCTACCCGGCCTGCTGTTGGGTGGTCGCGCCTCGGACGCGCTCGGGCGGCGCGCGGTGGCTCTGACCGGTTCGGCGACCGCGGCCGCCGGAACGGTCGCGATGCTGCTCTCTCAGCAGCCCGACGTGTTGACGGTCGGACGGTTGACCGTCGGCATCGGTGTGGGTCTGACGATGAGTTCGGGCACCGCGTGGGCGTCGGACCTGAAAGGCCCCGCCGGGGCGGCCACCGCGGGGGCGGTGTTGATCGTGGGCTTCGCGGTCGGACCATTCGCCGGCGGGCTGATCACCGGCGCCGGTGAGCCCGGCGTTCAGATGTCCTTCGCCGTTGCCGCCGTTCTGGTCCTGGCCGCGATGACCGTCGCGGTCCTGGCCACGCGGCGCTCACCGACAGCCGTTGCGGACGAGTCTCGCGGCCCCGCGCAAGAGACCGCGTCGCGTCAGGGCATCACCCGGGCGTTGAGTTGGGCCCTGCCCCTGGCGCCGTGGGTATTCGCCTCGGCAACACTGGGATTCGTCACCATCCCGGCTCGGGTCCACACCGGGCTGGCCGCGCCGGTGGCCGCCGGGTTGGCCGCCCTGACCGTCAACGGCGCGAGTGGGGTCATCCAGATCATCGCCCGTGCGGCCAACTGGGGACCGCGCGCCGGCACCACCGGCGCCGTGCTGGCGGCACTGAGCTACGCGCTGATCGCGGTCGCTCCGCCCACCATGACGCTCGCGATGAGCCTGCCGCTCCTGCTGATCCTTGGCTGTGCATCCGGCCTTTCGCTACGCGAAGGTTTGATCGACCTGGAAGCTGCTGCGCCGCAACATGTCCGGGGAACGCTGACCGGGGTGTTCTACTCGGTCACCTACATCGGGTTCGGCTTGCCGCTGCTGTTGACCACCGGAGGATCCGACGTCACGATGCTCGTGCTCGGGATAATGGCCATCCTGGCATCGGTCGCGGCGGTCAGCCGAACGATGCGACTACGCCGAGACAGTCACCGGCAGAACTGA
- a CDS encoding FAD-dependent oxidoreductase — protein sequence MTRKRVVVAGLGDVGILAAMRLARHADVVGISVKPGLVSGQELGVRLSRPRDWARDYWIPFDRFRRLDRVRIIQGALTGVDLAAKTVSGRLDDGSTFTEGYDALVVSTGVSNGFWRRPTLQSAADIGGDLGAAHGRLAAVRSVIVVGGGAAAVSSAANMATTWPDKRIDLYFPGERALVGYHPKTWQRISGRLRDLGVGLHPGHRAAVEDGFAGDEITSGPVQWTTGQPPATAEAVLWAVGRVQPNTDWLPADVLDEHGFVRVTPELEVPGHPGVFAAGDVAATDPLRSSARNRGDALVARNIRAQFDGKPLRSYKAPGRRWGSLLGIQRNGLEVFLPTGQAFRLPSWSVQRIVMPLIVRRGMYGGVRENHPSI from the coding sequence ATGACCCGCAAGCGCGTCGTGGTCGCCGGGCTCGGGGACGTCGGCATCCTCGCCGCGATGCGGCTCGCGCGGCACGCCGATGTTGTCGGCATCTCGGTCAAGCCGGGCCTGGTCAGCGGCCAGGAACTCGGCGTCCGGTTGTCCCGACCTCGCGACTGGGCTCGCGACTACTGGATCCCGTTCGACAGATTTCGCCGCCTGGACCGGGTGCGGATCATTCAGGGCGCCCTGACCGGCGTCGACCTGGCCGCCAAGACCGTCTCCGGCCGGCTCGACGACGGCTCGACGTTCACCGAGGGCTACGACGCGCTGGTCGTCTCCACCGGGGTCAGCAACGGCTTCTGGCGTCGGCCGACCCTGCAATCGGCCGCTGACATCGGCGGCGATCTCGGTGCCGCACATGGCCGATTGGCCGCCGTCCGGTCGGTGATCGTCGTGGGCGGCGGAGCGGCAGCGGTCAGCAGTGCCGCCAACATGGCAACCACCTGGCCGGACAAGCGAATCGACCTGTACTTCCCCGGCGAGCGGGCCCTCGTCGGCTATCACCCGAAGACCTGGCAGCGGATCAGCGGCCGGCTGCGCGACCTCGGGGTGGGCCTGCACCCGGGGCATCGCGCCGCGGTCGAGGACGGCTTCGCGGGTGACGAGATCACCAGCGGTCCCGTGCAATGGACCACCGGACAACCCCCGGCGACCGCCGAGGCCGTGCTCTGGGCCGTAGGGCGGGTACAACCCAACACCGATTGGCTACCCGCCGACGTGCTGGACGAGCACGGCTTCGTGCGCGTGACGCCTGAGCTCGAGGTGCCCGGCCATCCGGGCGTGTTCGCGGCCGGTGACGTCGCGGCGACCGACCCGCTGCGCAGTTCCGCGCGCAACCGCGGAGATGCCTTGGTGGCCAGAAACATTCGCGCTCAGTTCGACGGCAAGCCGTTGCGCAGCTACAAAGCCCCGGGCCGACGCTGGGGTTCGTTGCTGGGGATACAGCGCAACGGCCTGGAGGTCTTCCTGCCGACGGGTCAGGCGTTCCGCTTACCGTCGTGGTCGGTGCAACGGATCGTCATGCCGCTGATCGTCCGGCGTGGGATGTACGGCGGGGTCCGGGAAAACCACCCGTCGATCTGA
- a CDS encoding methyltransferase domain-containing protein: MTDLSTMLPPALRKALDLLTDPPAEPDVSKGYLDLLNTPEDDDVAKNTGVIQAAWASTIGSFFYDNVQALSRRFIAAWQLPIDWLSIPPGGTALDVGCGPGSITAQLARAVGPDGLALGVDISEPMLARAVNSAAGSQVGFLRADAQRLPLRDQTVDAAVSIAVLQLIPDPAATLAEIARVLRPGGRLAVMVPTLRPPIDLGIKLPTGGAHLFSEDEIGDILEDHGFVSVRTKSIGQLQWVRGKLG; the protein is encoded by the coding sequence ATGACCGATCTGAGCACGATGTTGCCGCCCGCGCTTCGTAAGGCGCTGGACCTACTCACCGACCCACCGGCGGAACCGGATGTCAGCAAGGGCTACCTCGACCTGCTCAACACGCCGGAAGATGACGACGTCGCCAAGAACACCGGCGTCATCCAGGCAGCGTGGGCATCGACCATCGGATCTTTCTTCTACGACAACGTTCAGGCGCTGAGTCGCCGGTTCATCGCGGCGTGGCAACTGCCCATCGACTGGCTGAGCATCCCGCCGGGCGGCACCGCCCTCGACGTTGGCTGCGGTCCCGGTTCGATCACCGCGCAACTGGCTCGCGCGGTCGGACCTGACGGGCTGGCGCTGGGCGTCGACATCTCCGAGCCGATGCTGGCGCGCGCCGTAAACTCCGCGGCCGGATCGCAGGTCGGCTTCTTACGGGCGGACGCGCAACGACTCCCGTTGCGCGACCAGACCGTCGACGCCGCGGTGTCGATCGCTGTGCTGCAACTGATTCCCGATCCGGCGGCGACGCTGGCCGAGATCGCCCGCGTACTGCGGCCCGGCGGACGCCTGGCGGTGATGGTGCCGACGCTGCGCCCGCCGATCGACCTCGGGATCAAGCTGCCCACCGGCGGGGCTCATCTGTTCAGCGAAGACGAGATCGGCGACATCCTCGAGGACCACGGCTTCGTCAGCGTGCGGACCAAAAGCATCGGGCAGTTGCAATGGGTGCGCGGCAAGCTGGGCTGA
- a CDS encoding SMP-30/gluconolactonase/LRE family protein has protein sequence MPMPAIPDVTVTPVAYFDEKYFLENLAVRRDGSVLVTAVLQKQLWCVPGPEPHADVAPVLVHTFEHMVSGILEIEPDVFIVCVTDAYASQRSHLARIDLTRWTPGEPVTPESIYAFDDLATGLNGSCLIGPGVMLVADSFGGLLWRIDVGPGGRTATARVWLADDTMAMDPDSGVPWPPQPGVNGVRFGAQSGYVFYTSTAQQVFMRVAVDPTTLEPAGHPEFVAAIDNADDFCVDEDAGFAYVTRHRANTIDRVPLEPRHGSEVRHIAGDPFDQALVGPSSAAWRRRPGDTGRVAYVTTDGGTTAPPDGVIRKAALLRLELQPPVA, from the coding sequence ATGCCAATGCCCGCAATTCCCGACGTCACGGTGACACCGGTCGCCTATTTCGATGAGAAGTACTTCCTGGAGAACCTCGCCGTGCGCCGTGACGGCTCGGTGTTGGTCACTGCGGTGCTGCAAAAGCAGCTGTGGTGTGTCCCTGGCCCGGAACCGCACGCCGATGTCGCTCCGGTGCTGGTGCACACGTTCGAACACATGGTGTCCGGCATCCTCGAGATCGAACCCGACGTGTTCATCGTCTGCGTCACCGACGCCTACGCCAGTCAACGATCTCATCTGGCGCGCATCGATCTGACCCGCTGGACGCCCGGCGAGCCCGTGACGCCCGAAAGTATTTATGCCTTCGACGATCTCGCGACAGGGCTGAACGGCAGCTGCTTGATCGGGCCCGGTGTGATGCTGGTTGCCGACAGTTTCGGCGGTCTCCTCTGGCGCATCGATGTGGGGCCGGGCGGCAGAACCGCCACAGCGCGGGTCTGGCTGGCTGACGACACGATGGCCATGGACCCCGACAGCGGCGTGCCCTGGCCGCCGCAGCCAGGTGTCAACGGTGTGCGATTCGGCGCACAAAGCGGATACGTGTTCTACACCTCAACCGCGCAGCAGGTTTTCATGCGCGTCGCGGTCGACCCGACGACGCTGGAGCCGGCGGGTCACCCCGAGTTCGTCGCCGCGATCGACAACGCGGACGACTTCTGTGTCGACGAAGATGCCGGTTTCGCCTACGTCACCCGGCATCGCGCGAACACGATCGACCGGGTGCCACTCGAACCCCGGCACGGCAGCGAGGTCCGCCACATCGCAGGAGACCCGTTCGACCAAGCCCTCGTCGGCCCGTCCAGCGCGGCGTGGCGTCGCCGTCCCGGCGACACCGGCCGGGTCGCCTACGTCACGACCGACGGTGGCACCACAGCCCCACCCGACGGGGTCATCCGCAAAGCCGCACTGCTGCGCCTCGAACTGCAACCGCCGGTCGCCTGA
- a CDS encoding carboxymuconolactone decarboxylase family protein, with the protein MSDFGTFGRYTETPADRMPAEMRSAYDFTRELRGLVPGPHKIWLANPRLSRTIAPTGAYFQTDSTLTKAEIEIVTNLTTGRWATPYANYEHEKIGVQQGGLAPETVEALIAGRPATFDDPRQQIVYELAATLVTPRFVPLGLYRRAKALIGDAGIVDVTVLIGWFTAVSMTLAAFDVPANAQGLDQ; encoded by the coding sequence ATGTCCGACTTCGGCACATTCGGTCGCTACACCGAGACTCCAGCTGACCGCATGCCCGCTGAGATGAGATCCGCCTACGACTTCACCCGCGAGCTACGCGGACTGGTCCCCGGGCCGCACAAGATCTGGCTGGCCAACCCGCGCCTGTCCCGGACGATCGCGCCGACCGGCGCCTACTTCCAGACCGACTCGACGTTGACCAAGGCCGAGATCGAGATCGTCACCAACCTGACCACCGGGCGCTGGGCCACGCCCTACGCCAACTACGAGCACGAAAAGATCGGCGTGCAACAGGGCGGCCTGGCGCCAGAGACGGTCGAGGCGTTGATCGCCGGGCGCCCGGCCACGTTCGACGATCCGCGTCAACAAATCGTGTACGAACTCGCCGCCACCCTCGTCACTCCCCGTTTCGTGCCGCTGGGGCTGTATCGACGCGCCAAGGCCCTGATCGGCGATGCCGGCATCGTCGACGTCACCGTCCTGATCGGATGGTTCACCGCGGTGTCGATGACGCTGGCGGCCTTCGACGTTCCGGCCAACGCCCAAGGACTGGACCAATGA
- a CDS encoding TetR/AcrR family transcriptional regulator, which produces MPRVSAQYRDARRAHILAAARRCFVRDGFHQTSMQDLVREAGMSSGAVYRYFASKDEMIVAIAEENLDQIVAIVRESVAGGADLGEALAAALEFASKRHAEDGFAAIALVVWSEALRNPVLAARLRDSFDAAGQELAETARASSNGVKLAPDVLATTLLCVLPGYLLQAAIRGPDAVAPIPDGVRALFPSGR; this is translated from the coding sequence GTGCCCAGGGTTTCAGCGCAATACCGCGACGCGCGACGGGCCCACATTCTGGCCGCCGCTCGACGCTGCTTTGTGCGCGACGGCTTTCACCAGACATCCATGCAGGATCTGGTCCGCGAGGCAGGAATGTCCTCTGGTGCGGTGTATCGGTACTTCGCCAGTAAGGACGAGATGATCGTCGCGATCGCCGAGGAGAATCTGGACCAGATCGTCGCGATCGTCCGAGAGTCGGTCGCCGGAGGCGCCGATCTGGGCGAGGCGCTGGCCGCTGCGCTGGAGTTCGCGAGTAAACGCCACGCCGAGGACGGCTTCGCGGCGATCGCGCTGGTGGTGTGGTCGGAAGCCCTGCGCAACCCGGTGCTGGCGGCCCGGTTACGCGACTCGTTTGACGCGGCAGGTCAAGAGTTGGCCGAGACCGCGCGGGCGTCGTCGAACGGTGTGAAACTCGCCCCTGACGTGCTGGCCACGACTCTGCTCTGCGTGCTGCCCGGCTATCTGCTGCAAGCGGCGATCCGCGGGCCCGACGCGGTCGCGCCGATTCCCGATGGCGTGCGAGCCCTCTTCCCATCGGGCCGGTGA
- a CDS encoding SDR family NAD(P)-dependent oxidoreductase, whose amino-acid sequence MTTSWSPSRLGNLTGKRIIVTGATNGVGLGTARLLAHAGAHVILAVRNTELGAKRAAEIGGSTSIVKLDLADLASVRAFPDLLDGDVDILINNAGGLSQRRTETVDGFEMTIGTNFLGPFALTNLLLGRIRSQIINVGSDAHKSATLRLDDMHLRSNRWAAYPAYARSKLAVMLWGLELDRRLRAAKSPISTQLTHPGWVSSNLSNVSSTPLMGGFHRAVTTLAGRFGNDIEEGAAPTLYCISEPIPPGSYVGVDGRFGLKGGPVLIGRSPLACDYDTAARVVEFGERETGTTLTV is encoded by the coding sequence GTGACGACATCCTGGTCGCCGAGCAGACTCGGTAACTTGACCGGCAAGCGCATCATCGTGACCGGAGCGACCAACGGGGTGGGGTTGGGCACCGCACGTCTGCTTGCCCACGCGGGTGCACACGTGATCTTGGCCGTCCGCAACACGGAGTTGGGCGCCAAGCGGGCTGCCGAGATCGGCGGCTCCACCTCGATCGTCAAACTCGACCTCGCCGATCTGGCATCAGTACGCGCATTCCCTGACCTCCTCGACGGCGACGTCGACATCCTGATCAACAATGCCGGGGGACTCAGTCAGCGTCGAACCGAAACCGTCGATGGCTTCGAAATGACCATCGGCACAAACTTTTTGGGCCCGTTCGCGCTGACCAATCTGCTGTTGGGACGCATCCGCTCGCAGATCATCAACGTCGGATCCGACGCCCACAAATCGGCGACGCTGCGGCTCGACGACATGCATCTGCGATCGAACCGGTGGGCCGCCTATCCCGCGTATGCGCGTTCCAAACTTGCGGTGATGCTGTGGGGCCTCGAGCTGGATCGCCGGCTGCGGGCCGCGAAATCCCCAATCTCCACCCAACTCACGCATCCGGGCTGGGTCTCGTCGAATCTCTCCAACGTGTCGAGCACGCCGCTGATGGGCGGGTTTCACCGGGCGGTGACGACGTTGGCCGGCAGGTTCGGCAACGACATCGAAGAGGGCGCCGCGCCCACGCTGTACTGCATCAGCGAGCCGATTCCGCCCGGCAGTTATGTCGGTGTCGACGGCCGCTTCGGGCTGAAAGGCGGCCCCGTGCTGATCGGACGGTCGCCATTGGCCTGCGATTATGACACCGCCGCAAGGGTTGTCGAGTTCGGCGAGCGAGAGACCGGGACAACGTTGACGGTGTAG
- a CDS encoding class I SAM-dependent methyltransferase: MPARLNLFTNRQRANSFGSAAHNYDAFRPRYPDQLIDDVLASEAHRVLEVGAGTGIASMQLIERGADLLAVEPDARMAAVAQAKGIPVEIATFEEWEPAGRQFDRVVFAASFHWVDPAAALPKISEILNDGGRLALIWNRLRPTNPTRAEFESIYRDYMDVETHRGDGNPDEVVELIADAGFTVTQRRYPHDVHYTAQQWVDIAFTFSNQLILAEDKAAQLRARLLERIGSAGVSVGGDAVAILATPV, translated from the coding sequence ATGCCAGCGCGACTGAACCTGTTCACTAATCGCCAGCGCGCCAACTCATTTGGCAGCGCGGCCCACAATTACGACGCCTTCCGCCCGCGTTACCCCGACCAGTTGATCGACGACGTGTTGGCTTCCGAAGCTCACCGTGTCCTCGAGGTGGGTGCCGGCACCGGCATCGCCTCGATGCAGCTCATCGAGCGAGGCGCCGACCTGCTTGCGGTCGAGCCCGATGCCCGCATGGCCGCGGTCGCCCAAGCCAAGGGCATCCCGGTCGAGATCGCGACATTCGAGGAGTGGGAGCCCGCGGGCCGCCAGTTCGATCGGGTCGTGTTCGCCGCATCCTTCCACTGGGTCGATCCGGCCGCAGCACTGCCGAAGATCAGCGAAATCCTCAACGACGGCGGACGATTGGCGCTGATCTGGAATCGGCTGCGACCCACCAACCCGACCCGTGCCGAATTCGAGTCGATCTACCGGGACTACATGGACGTCGAAACCCACAGGGGCGACGGCAATCCCGACGAGGTCGTCGAGCTGATCGCTGACGCGGGCTTCACCGTCACCCAGCGGCGCTATCCGCACGACGTGCACTACACCGCACAGCAGTGGGTCGATATCGCCTTCACGTTCTCCAACCAACTGATACTCGCCGAAGACAAAGCAGCGCAGTTGCGCGCGCGGTTGCTCGAGCGCATCGGATCCGCGGGCGTTTCAGTCGGCGGCGATGCGGTGGCGATTCTCGCCACACCGGTGTAG
- a CDS encoding TetR/AcrR family transcriptional regulator, producing the protein MATSRAKRVRDKDGKQRALVEAAAEVFAEQGFDAAVTKEIARRAGCSESMLFHYFRDKQGIFEQVVSRQIAEGVTEAEDKVLESLPDEFVEFVRQLFLTRLTVHQQNGTVPGWDIAGRALSDPAFSLRVMRPNHDQRVSVIAEGVAHYQHLGQVSPHVDPATLAELLANFTIFTATVGPRWFGTSEREIRAQIELGAQIFAEGVRSPAAAGGNTSRSSRSRRSRLRSTT; encoded by the coding sequence ATGGCCACAAGCCGCGCCAAGCGTGTCCGAGATAAGGACGGCAAACAGCGCGCCCTCGTGGAGGCGGCGGCTGAAGTATTTGCCGAACAGGGCTTTGACGCGGCAGTGACGAAGGAAATCGCTCGACGCGCCGGCTGCTCGGAGTCGATGCTCTTTCACTATTTTCGTGACAAGCAAGGCATCTTCGAACAAGTTGTCTCGCGTCAGATCGCGGAAGGTGTGACCGAAGCAGAGGACAAAGTCTTGGAGTCCCTGCCGGACGAATTCGTCGAATTCGTCCGGCAGCTGTTTTTGACGCGCCTTACGGTCCACCAGCAAAATGGCACGGTGCCGGGCTGGGACATCGCCGGGCGTGCCCTATCTGACCCCGCCTTCTCCCTTCGCGTCATGCGTCCGAATCACGATCAACGTGTGTCGGTGATCGCCGAGGGCGTTGCCCATTACCAGCATCTCGGCCAAGTCTCCCCGCACGTCGACCCAGCTACTCTGGCCGAACTGCTCGCTAATTTCACGATCTTCACCGCGACCGTCGGTCCACGTTGGTTCGGCACTTCTGAGCGCGAGATTCGCGCGCAAATAGAACTCGGCGCGCAAATCTTCGCCGAAGGGGTACGCAGCCCGGCGGCAGCTGGTGGAAATACCTCCCGTTCCAGTCGTAGTCGTCGTTCACGCTTGCGATCGACCACGTGA
- a CDS encoding NDMA-dependent alcohol dehydrogenase codes for MKMNAAVVWDIHQEWSVEEIDLDGPQEGEVLISFEATGLCHSDHHVREGDLPLALPLVGGHEGAGIVQEVGPGVRNLNVGDHVVGLFLPACGRCRWCSTGHQNLCDLGAQMATGEQLDGGFRRHAKGRDIGALAWLGAFAQYGTVPEASVVKIDEDIPLSRACLVGCGVTTGWGSAVNTAGVRPGDTVVVIGCGGIGSGAIQGARLAGAEKIIAVDIAESKRDIVSQFGATHFATSMPEATALVADATRGVMADSAIVTVGLVEAPMIVDALNIVSKNGAVVITALGSMLDMTATLPMSMVAMVTLFQKRLLGSLYGEANPRSDIPRLLSLYREGKLLLDETVTTEYKLADINDAYDDMLAGRNIRGVIIHEH; via the coding sequence ATGAAGATGAATGCGGCGGTGGTGTGGGACATCCACCAAGAGTGGAGCGTCGAAGAGATCGACCTCGACGGCCCACAAGAAGGCGAAGTGCTCATTTCCTTCGAGGCGACCGGGCTCTGCCATTCCGATCACCACGTCCGCGAGGGAGACCTTCCTCTGGCGCTCCCGTTGGTCGGCGGGCACGAGGGAGCCGGCATCGTTCAAGAGGTCGGACCCGGCGTGCGGAACCTGAACGTCGGCGATCATGTGGTGGGCTTGTTCCTGCCGGCGTGCGGTCGTTGTCGTTGGTGCTCGACCGGTCACCAAAATCTCTGTGACCTCGGTGCTCAAATGGCGACCGGCGAGCAATTGGACGGCGGTTTCCGCCGTCACGCCAAGGGCCGTGACATCGGTGCGCTGGCCTGGCTGGGCGCCTTTGCGCAATACGGAACGGTGCCGGAGGCGTCGGTGGTCAAGATCGACGAGGACATCCCGTTGAGCCGGGCCTGTCTTGTCGGCTGCGGCGTGACCACCGGCTGGGGCTCGGCGGTGAACACCGCGGGAGTCAGACCGGGTGACACCGTCGTGGTGATCGGATGCGGCGGTATCGGCAGTGGCGCGATCCAGGGTGCGCGCTTGGCCGGGGCCGAGAAGATCATCGCCGTGGACATCGCAGAGTCGAAGCGCGACATCGTTTCTCAGTTCGGCGCCACTCACTTCGCCACGTCGATGCCCGAGGCGACGGCGCTGGTCGCGGACGCGACTCGCGGAGTGATGGCCGACTCCGCGATTGTGACCGTCGGACTGGTGGAAGCCCCGATGATTGTCGACGCGCTCAACATCGTCAGCAAGAACGGCGCTGTTGTGATCACCGCGCTGGGCTCGATGCTCGACATGACGGCGACGCTGCCGATGTCGATGGTCGCGATGGTGACGCTCTTTCAGAAGCGACTGCTGGGAAGCCTTTACGGCGAAGCCAATCCGCGTTCCGACATCCCGCGTCTGCTCAGCCTTTATCGAGAGGGCAAGCTGCTACTGGATGAAACGGTCACCACCGAATACAAGCTCGCCGATATCAACGACGCCTACGACGATATGCTCGCGGGCCGGAACATTCGCGGCGTGATCATCCACGAGCATTGA
- a CDS encoding cytochrome P450, protein MPKSLEDHAENFDLRHEDFNDPEFLYEVYSHMRDKAAVAHTDFPFLVARDDGAWVALRYDECYEVLRNWETFSSSPSGDAAQQLPGDVVIALDPPRQQQLRKVLNPYFSPGRMKQLQPQIRAETDALIDTFIEDGRGDLAMVAWQQPGIVFFKYVLGMPVGDVLLCIELTDTALNGATEEIRMTAWGGLFEHITNAVTTRMKEGPKDDLIDVLLSAEIDGTKLEFLSVVSNAMLLVQAGLETTASAMSFALHYLGTHPAERDRLIRQPEIMPTAIEEFIRFAGSIHGIPRTVTKEVELGGQRLCPGESVVVNYASGNRDSREFPDADKCILDRETNRHLGFGAGVHRCLGSNLARLEFRIGVEQVLSRMPDYTASDAESVFHGNSVTRGFREIPVVFTPGPRVTLD, encoded by the coding sequence GTGCCCAAGTCACTCGAGGACCACGCCGAGAACTTCGATCTCCGCCATGAGGACTTCAACGATCCGGAGTTCTTGTACGAGGTGTATTCGCACATGCGCGACAAAGCGGCTGTCGCGCACACCGACTTTCCGTTCCTCGTCGCACGCGATGACGGCGCCTGGGTCGCACTGCGCTACGACGAGTGCTACGAGGTGCTACGAAATTGGGAAACCTTCTCCAGCAGTCCTTCTGGAGACGCTGCGCAGCAACTCCCCGGGGATGTCGTGATCGCCCTCGATCCTCCGCGACAACAGCAGTTACGGAAAGTGCTCAACCCCTACTTCTCCCCCGGCAGGATGAAGCAGCTGCAACCGCAGATCCGGGCCGAGACCGACGCTCTGATCGACACCTTCATCGAGGATGGTCGCGGCGATCTGGCGATGGTCGCATGGCAACAACCCGGCATCGTCTTCTTCAAGTACGTCCTGGGCATGCCGGTCGGTGATGTCCTCCTGTGCATCGAGTTGACGGACACCGCGCTCAACGGGGCCACCGAAGAGATCCGCATGACGGCGTGGGGCGGGCTCTTCGAGCACATCACCAACGCTGTCACGACCCGGATGAAGGAGGGCCCAAAAGACGACTTGATCGACGTGCTGCTGTCAGCCGAAATCGACGGTACCAAGCTGGAATTCCTGAGCGTCGTGTCGAATGCCATGCTGCTGGTTCAAGCCGGCTTGGAAACCACCGCCAGCGCAATGTCATTCGCGTTGCACTACCTCGGGACGCATCCCGCGGAACGCGACCGATTGATCCGCCAACCCGAGATCATGCCGACCGCGATCGAGGAGTTCATTCGATTCGCCGGATCCATACACGGCATCCCCCGCACGGTGACCAAGGAAGTCGAGCTCGGCGGCCAGAGGCTTTGCCCGGGCGAATCGGTGGTGGTCAACTACGCCTCGGGCAACCGCGACAGTCGCGAGTTCCCGGATGCAGACAAGTGCATCCTCGACCGTGAAACCAACCGCCATCTTGGATTCGGCGCCGGTGTCCACCGCTGCCTGGGGTCGAACCTCGCCCGGCTTGAGTTCCGTATCGGTGTGGAGCAAGTGCTTAGCCGCATGCCCGATTACACGGCATCAGATGCCGAGTCGGTCTTTCACGGAAATTCCGTGACTCGCGGGTTCCGTGAGATTCCGGTGGTGTTCACGCCCGGACCGCGGGTCACGCTGGATTAG